A stretch of Acidimicrobiales bacterium DNA encodes these proteins:
- a CDS encoding cytochrome c biogenesis CcdA family protein yields MGEFAWPFGLGLLAAFNPCGFAMLPAYLSYFLGIESKHHDQSRLTTVVRGLAVGGVMSLGFVAVFGSFGLLTATVLSQGTVLDYVPYVIIAVGVLMVPMGVAMLMGRDIVLPLPKMNKGTGSRDLGSVFMFGVSYAVVSLGCTVGIFIINISDSFTRDGIARGTGNFLAYAAGMGLVITFLTMSLALAKSNVAVSMRRLLPYIGRVSGALLVLAGIYMIDFGIWDYRVLIDGNVTAGNLLVDQVEELQTATTVWIETTTTERIGVLSLMGILGALMVAWRDDVADAAKRLGILIIFWGTVLLIEVANGFDFVFLPLVRFVAGWPARIGHWFTDPARGGVPLEILFVALVAWIVWRRVDRYRPQHAPGVVGAT; encoded by the coding sequence ATGGGTGAGTTCGCGTGGCCCTTCGGCCTCGGCCTGCTCGCCGCGTTCAACCCGTGCGGCTTCGCGATGCTGCCCGCCTACCTGTCGTACTTCCTCGGGATCGAGAGCAAGCACCACGACCAGTCCCGCCTGACCACCGTGGTCCGCGGCCTCGCCGTCGGCGGGGTGATGTCGCTCGGCTTCGTCGCCGTCTTCGGTTCGTTCGGGCTCCTCACCGCCACCGTCCTCTCGCAGGGCACCGTGCTCGACTACGTGCCCTACGTGATCATCGCGGTCGGCGTGCTCATGGTGCCGATGGGCGTCGCCATGCTGATGGGCCGCGACATCGTCCTGCCGCTGCCGAAGATGAACAAGGGCACCGGCAGCCGGGACCTCGGCTCCGTGTTCATGTTCGGCGTGAGCTACGCCGTGGTGTCGCTCGGCTGCACCGTCGGCATCTTCATCATCAACATCAGCGACTCGTTCACCCGCGACGGCATCGCCCGCGGCACCGGCAACTTCCTGGCCTACGCGGCCGGCATGGGCCTGGTCATCACCTTCCTCACGATGAGCCTCGCGCTCGCGAAGTCGAACGTGGCGGTGAGCATGCGCCGGCTGCTCCCCTACATCGGCCGGGTGTCGGGCGCGCTGCTCGTGCTGGCGGGCATCTACATGATCGACTTCGGCATCTGGGACTATCGGGTGCTGATCGACGGCAACGTGACCGCCGGCAATCTGCTCGTCGACCAGGTCGAGGAGCTCCAGACCGCCACCACCGTCTGGATCGAGACCACCACCACCGAACGCATCGGCGTCCTCTCGTTGATGGGCATCCTCGGGGCGCTCATGGTCGCCTGGCGCGACGACGTGGCGGACGCGGCGAAGCGCCTCGGCATCCTCATCATCTTCTGGGGCACAGTGCTGCTGATCGAGGTCGCCAACGGCTTCGACTTCGTGTTCCTCCCGCTCGTTCGCTTCGTGGCCGGATGGCCGGCTCGCATCGGCCACTGGTTCACCGACCCGGCCCGGGGTGGGGTCCCGTTGGAGATCCTGTTCGTCGCCCTCGTCGCCTGGATCGTGTGGCGCCGCGTCGATCGGTATCGTCCGCAGCATGCTCCGGGAGTTGTTGGCGCGACCTGA
- a CDS encoding methyltransferase domain-containing protein, whose product MSGPVEWLPDAPGTDRDLPVFGSTHPMRDVTRRVAFDREWNAETRARVADMFNSMAPAWHADHDTPARRAAIADALERGAVIPGPILELGSGSGVGTQELVDHGWTPVVMDLAIEMLRHAPDGLAPKVQGDASALPFRSGAAPALLLVNMLLFPDEVDRVLAADGPLIWVNTLAEETPIHLPAQDVVAALPGSWTATAGRAGTGAWCVARRV is encoded by the coding sequence GTGTCCGGCCCCGTCGAATGGCTCCCGGACGCACCGGGGACGGATCGTGACCTGCCCGTGTTCGGGTCGACCCATCCGATGCGCGACGTCACCCGCCGCGTCGCGTTCGACCGCGAATGGAACGCGGAGACGCGGGCGAGGGTCGCCGACATGTTCAACTCGATGGCGCCGGCCTGGCACGCTGATCACGACACCCCGGCCCGGCGGGCGGCGATCGCCGACGCCCTGGAGCGCGGCGCGGTCATCCCCGGACCGATCCTGGAGCTGGGCTCGGGTTCCGGCGTCGGCACCCAGGAGCTGGTTGACCACGGCTGGACCCCGGTCGTCATGGACCTCGCGATCGAGATGTTGCGCCACGCGCCGGACGGCCTCGCGCCGAAGGTCCAGGGTGACGCGTCGGCGCTGCCGTTCCGGTCCGGCGCGGCGCCTGCCCTGCTGCTCGTCAACATGCTGTTGTTCCCCGACGAGGTCGATCGCGTACTCGCCGCCGATGGCCCGCTGATCTGGGTGAACACCCTCGCGGAGGAGACGCCGATCCACCTGCCGGCGCAGGACGTGGTGGCCGCCCTGCCCGGGTCCTGGACCGCGACCGCGGGACGAGCCGGTACCGGCGCGTGGTGCGTCGCCCGGCGCGTCTGA
- the pdxH gene encoding pyridoxamine 5'-phosphate oxidase, translated as MDLAAMREQYGLAGLDESDLAATPMAQFQEWFDAWASTNPFDANLATVATVGVDGWPSSRAVLVKGADERGLVFHTNRNSAKGVAIAASGRAALTFVWREIERQIRVVGDVEHLPDIESDAYFASRPRGAQIGAWASDQSAVLASRDELETRWSETEARFPGSVPRPPHWGGYLIRPRSMEFWQGRPNRLHDRLRYRRRDDGWIIERLAP; from the coding sequence ATGGATCTTGCCGCGATGCGGGAGCAGTACGGCCTCGCCGGCCTCGACGAATCCGACCTGGCGGCGACGCCGATGGCGCAGTTCCAGGAGTGGTTCGATGCCTGGGCGTCGACGAATCCCTTCGATGCGAACCTGGCGACCGTGGCCACCGTGGGCGTCGACGGCTGGCCGTCATCGCGCGCCGTGCTGGTGAAGGGCGCGGACGAGCGGGGACTCGTCTTCCACACGAACCGCAACTCGGCGAAGGGCGTGGCGATCGCCGCGTCCGGCCGCGCCGCGCTGACCTTCGTGTGGCGCGAGATCGAACGCCAGATCCGCGTCGTGGGGGATGTCGAGCACCTGCCCGACATCGAATCGGACGCCTACTTCGCCTCGCGGCCGCGCGGCGCCCAGATCGGCGCGTGGGCGAGCGATCAGTCGGCGGTCCTCGCCTCGCGCGACGAGCTCGAGACCCGCTGGTCCGAGACCGAGGCCCGGTTCCCCGGATCGGTTCCCCGACCGCCCCACTGGGGCGGCTACCTGATCCGACCGCGATCGATGGAGTTCTGGCAGGGACGGCCGAACCGGCTGCACGATCGCCTGCGTTATCGCCGCCGCGACGACGGCTGGATCATCGAGCGCCTCGCACCCTAG
- a CDS encoding poly-gamma-glutamate hydrolase family protein, which translates to MLRELLARPEVTEICELRGSFGIMAFHGGNLERCTDVIAAEIAARTHSSLYAVVQAPPLRRHVPSTAFDPEHSTALRSFIEHVDIVIAIHGYGREDRFWDLLLGGRNRELAAHVGDHLRQGIDDRFGVIDDLEEIPRGLRGQHPANPVNLPIQAGLQIELPPTTRWNREEAEWSDWQGTGRAPQVEQLIDVLSGAVDSWAA; encoded by the coding sequence ATGCTCCGGGAGTTGTTGGCGCGACCTGAGGTCACCGAGATCTGCGAATTGCGTGGGTCGTTCGGGATCATGGCGTTCCACGGCGGCAACCTCGAGCGGTGCACGGACGTCATCGCGGCGGAGATCGCGGCCCGCACCCACAGCTCCCTCTACGCCGTCGTCCAGGCCCCGCCGCTACGCCGGCACGTGCCGTCGACCGCGTTCGACCCCGAGCACTCGACCGCGCTGCGTTCGTTCATCGAACACGTCGACATCGTCATCGCCATCCACGGATACGGCCGCGAGGACCGCTTCTGGGACCTCCTGCTCGGCGGCCGCAACCGCGAGCTCGCGGCGCACGTCGGTGACCATCTGCGCCAGGGCATCGACGACCGGTTCGGGGTGATCGACGATCTCGAGGAGATTCCGCGGGGGCTCCGGGGCCAGCATCCGGCCAACCCGGTCAACCTCCCGATCCAGGCCGGCCTGCAGATCGAGCTCCCGCCGACCACCCGCTGGAACCGCGAGGAGGCCGAGTGGTCGGACTGGCAGGGGACGGGACGGGCCCCGCAGGTGGAGCAGCTCATCGACGTGCTCAGCGGTGCCGTCGACAGCTGGGCGGCATGA
- a CDS encoding CrcB family protein has product MIVVGFVVAAGIGAGARWYLGGALGRLGGTMVANTLGSFILGLLVGQSTGTSTVVGVAGLGALTTWSTLMSQIAELVRTDRERALRYGAVSIIGGVAAAWLGLKMG; this is encoded by the coding sequence ATGATCGTCGTCGGCTTCGTCGTGGCTGCGGGCATCGGCGCCGGGGCCCGCTGGTATCTCGGCGGTGCCCTCGGGCGACTCGGCGGCACGATGGTCGCCAACACGCTCGGCTCGTTCATCCTCGGCCTGCTCGTGGGTCAGTCGACCGGCACGAGCACGGTCGTCGGCGTGGCCGGACTCGGCGCCCTCACCACCTGGTCCACCCTGATGTCACAGATCGCCGAACTCGTGCGCACCGACCGTGAACGGGCCCTGCGCTATGGCGCGGTGTCGATCATCGGGGGCGTCGCCGCCGCGTGGCTCGGCCTGAAGATGGGGTGA
- a CDS encoding TlpA disulfide reductase family protein has protein sequence MELPMRFPRIIATFIALTLLAAACSDDGDAGNTINLGDNGLAPSIDDIQVDVRDGSTRGLEFATFDNEPVGFDQYLGEPLVINFFAQWCVNCVQEMPAFERISAEFADEVTFLGISIDEDPADALELVATTGVTYDVGWDPSEELYAHFQGLSMPTTVFVDAAGNVQRVWSGVLDDDSLRDRIDEDLL, from the coding sequence GTGGAGCTCCCGATGCGATTCCCCCGGATCATCGCCACGTTCATCGCCCTGACGCTGCTCGCCGCGGCTTGCAGCGACGACGGCGACGCCGGCAACACGATCAACCTCGGCGACAACGGGCTCGCGCCGTCGATCGACGACATCCAGGTCGACGTGCGAGACGGCAGCACCCGCGGGCTCGAGTTCGCCACCTTCGACAACGAGCCGGTCGGCTTCGACCAGTACCTCGGCGAGCCTCTCGTCATCAACTTCTTCGCCCAGTGGTGCGTCAACTGTGTTCAGGAGATGCCCGCCTTCGAGCGCATCTCCGCGGAGTTCGCCGACGAGGTCACGTTCCTCGGCATCTCGATCGACGAGGACCCGGCGGACGCCCTGGAGCTCGTTGCCACGACGGGGGTGACCTACGACGTCGGCTGGGATCCGTCCGAGGAGCTCTACGCCCACTTCCAGGGACTCTCGATGCCGACGACCGTGTTCGTCGACGCCGCTGGCAACGTCCAGCGGGTGTGGTCCGGCGTGCTCGACGACGACAGCCTCCGTGACCGGATCGACGAGGATCTCCTCTGA
- a CDS encoding CrcB family protein: MDRRAFIVVAVGGVAGASVRWLAGEIIDDRILTLLIVNTIGTGILGAVTQGILHSNATRNLLLGVGFCGGLTTFSTFAVEVAMRLDDGKVVDGLGVTLFSVVLGLLAFLGGVMTSRWAA, encoded by the coding sequence GTGGACCGGCGAGCGTTCATCGTTGTGGCTGTGGGTGGGGTGGCCGGCGCGTCCGTCCGCTGGCTCGCCGGCGAGATCATCGACGACCGCATCCTCACCCTGCTGATCGTCAACACGATCGGCACCGGCATCCTCGGCGCGGTCACCCAGGGCATCCTCCACAGCAACGCCACGCGGAATCTGCTCCTCGGCGTCGGGTTCTGCGGCGGGCTGACCACCTTCTCGACCTTCGCCGTGGAAGTGGCGATGCGCCTCGACGACGGCAAGGTCGTCGACGGGCTCGGCGTGACCCTCTTCTCCGTTGTCCTCGGGCTCCTCGCCTTCCTGGGCGGCGTCATGACCAGCCGGTGGGCGGCATGA
- a CDS encoding LLM class F420-dependent oxidoreductase, which translates to MDLRIFVEPQQGTTYARLRALAQEAEALGFDAFFTSDHYLNMGDGDGLPGPNDAWTTLAGLARDTERLRLGTLVTPITFRLPGPLAIAVAQVDEMSAGRVELGLGAGWFEDEHRAYGIPFPAIGDRFDQLEEQLAIITGLWETPIGETFSFSGEHYTIDGSPALAVPTQAPRPPIVMGGYGPKRTPRLAATYAQEFNLPFPPSGIYAAFADVVRAACEAQDRDPASMTFSTAQVLCCGEDEGEIERRAAAIGREVDELRENGVAGTPAECADKLRGLAAEGATRVYLQVLDDTDLDHIRLVAAAVAPLLD; encoded by the coding sequence ATGGACCTCCGCATCTTCGTCGAGCCGCAACAGGGCACCACCTACGCCCGTCTCCGTGCCCTCGCCCAGGAGGCCGAGGCCCTCGGCTTCGACGCGTTCTTCACGTCCGATCACTATCTGAACATGGGCGACGGCGACGGCCTGCCCGGCCCCAACGACGCGTGGACGACTCTCGCCGGCCTGGCCCGCGACACCGAACGGCTCCGGCTCGGCACCCTGGTCACCCCGATCACCTTCCGGCTGCCGGGCCCGCTGGCGATCGCCGTGGCCCAGGTCGACGAGATGTCAGCCGGACGCGTCGAACTCGGGCTCGGTGCCGGCTGGTTCGAGGACGAGCACCGCGCCTACGGCATCCCGTTCCCCGCGATCGGTGACCGCTTCGACCAGCTCGAGGAACAGCTCGCGATCATCACCGGTCTGTGGGAGACGCCGATCGGTGAGACCTTCTCCTTCTCGGGCGAGCACTACACGATCGACGGGTCGCCGGCCCTCGCGGTGCCGACCCAGGCCCCGCGCCCACCGATCGTGATGGGCGGCTACGGGCCGAAACGCACCCCGCGGCTCGCCGCGACCTACGCCCAGGAGTTCAACCTGCCGTTCCCGCCGAGCGGGATCTACGCGGCCTTCGCCGATGTCGTCCGGGCCGCGTGCGAAGCCCAGGATCGTGATCCCGCGTCGATGACCTTCTCCACGGCGCAGGTTCTCTGCTGCGGGGAGGACGAGGGCGAGATCGAACGACGGGCTGCCGCCATCGGGCGCGAGGTCGACGAACTTCGGGAGAACGGCGTCGCCGGCACGCCGGCCGAGTGCGCCGACAAGCTCCGTGGCCTCGCCGCGGAGGGCGCGACCCGGGTCTATCTCCAGGTGCTGGACGACACGGACCTCGACCACATTCGCCTGGTCGCGGCCGCCGTCGCCCCGCTGCTGGACTAG